In the genome of Drosophila subpulchrella strain 33 F10 #4 breed RU33 chromosome 2L, RU_Dsub_v1.1 Primary Assembly, whole genome shotgun sequence, one region contains:
- the LOC119546213 gene encoding uncharacterized protein LOC119546213 produces the protein MDSADCSSGSDLSSWSNSSMSDGPTASSCTLQACPSKGCNVECCEGDPSRPPYTRVMPEDRRYGVVVSNEEDPCSCEFTCVLQFLLKSFHRVAEEVSSLRFSECTAVEKFDCNLIIVGVDDYTKDWLITQTRAICPPFKVSSFIRHFELVKVSFVLPKVVDARLCRIFFLFEKQNCGLDTGKWCVVKQTPLDECSEEYQSKVVYPDAENVEILAYIDEESVDIIKRNCSKICYMLFHLPVDFCPKA, from the coding sequence ATGGACTCTGCCGATTGCAGCTCGGGATCAGACCTAAGTTCGTGGTCAAACTCTTCTATGAGCGATGGGCCAACCGCAAGTAGCTGCACGCTGCAAGCTTGTCCCTCGAAGGGGTGTAATGTAGAATGCTGCGAGGGAGACCCGAGCCGTCCTCCGTACACCAGGGTCATGCCCGAGGATCGGCGGTACGGGGTCGTTGTGAGCAACGAAGAGGATCCCTGTAGCTGCGAGTTCACTTGTGTACTTCAGTTCCTGCTGAAATCCTTCCACAGGGTTGCAGAGGAAGTGAGTTCTCTGCGGTTCAGCGAGTGCACCGCGGTGGAGAAGTTCGACTGCAACTTGATTATCGTCGGTGTGGACGATTATACGAAGGACTGGCTGATCACCCAGACCAGGGCAATCTGCCCACCCTTTAAAGTCTCCTCTTTCATCAGACATTTTGAACTGGTTAAGGTGTCCTTTGTCCTACCAAAGGTGGTGGACGCTCGGCTCTGCCGCATATTTTTCCTCTTTGAGAAGCAGAACTGTGGACTCGACACTGGCAAGTGGTGTGTGGTGAAACAAACCCCCCTGGATGAGTGCAGTGAGGAGTACCAATCGAAGGTAGTGTACCCCGATGCGGAGAACGTCGAGATACTGGCCTACATAGACGAAGAGAGCGTAGACATAATCAAGAGAAATTGCTCGAAGATCTGCTACATGCTATTCCATCTGCCGGTGGACTTTTGCCCaaaagcctag